One stretch of Streptomyces peucetius DNA includes these proteins:
- the proC gene encoding pyrroline-5-carboxylate reductase: protein MTQTVAVLGTGKIGEALLSGMIRAGWHAADLLVTTRRTERADELQGRYGVDSVSNAEAAKRADTLILAVKPQDMGKLLDELAPHLTADRLVISAAAGITTSFIEERLAPGTPVVRVMPNTPVLVDEGMSVISAGSHATGEHIVHAEEIFGGVGKTLRVPESQQDAATALSGSGPAYFYFLVEAMTDAGILLGLPRAQAHDLIVQAAIGAAVMLRDSGEHPVKLREAVTSPAGTTISAIRELENHGVRAALIAALEAARDRSRELASGNG, encoded by the coding sequence ATGACCCAGACAGTCGCAGTCCTCGGTACCGGCAAGATCGGCGAAGCCCTGCTCAGCGGCATGATCCGCGCCGGCTGGCACGCCGCGGACCTGCTGGTCACCACCCGCCGCACCGAGCGCGCCGACGAACTGCAGGGCCGCTACGGCGTCGACTCCGTCAGCAACGCAGAGGCCGCCAAGCGCGCCGACACCCTGATCCTCGCCGTGAAGCCGCAGGACATGGGCAAGCTCCTGGACGAACTCGCCCCGCACCTCACCGCCGACCGCCTCGTCATCAGCGCGGCTGCCGGTATCACCACCTCCTTCATCGAGGAGCGCCTCGCCCCGGGCACCCCCGTCGTCCGTGTCATGCCGAACACCCCCGTGCTCGTCGACGAAGGCATGTCGGTGATCTCCGCCGGCAGCCACGCCACCGGCGAGCACATCGTCCACGCAGAGGAGATCTTCGGCGGCGTCGGCAAGACCCTCCGCGTCCCCGAATCCCAGCAGGACGCGGCCACCGCACTCTCCGGCTCCGGCCCGGCGTACTTCTACTTCCTCGTCGAGGCCATGACCGACGCAGGCATCCTCCTCGGCCTTCCTCGCGCCCAGGCGCACGACCTGATCGTCCAGGCCGCCATCGGCGCCGCCGTCATGCTCCGCGACAGCGGCGAACACCCTGTGAAACTCCGTGAAGCAGTCACCTCCCCCGCCGGCACCACCATCAGCGCCATCCGAGAACTCGAGAACCACGGCGTACGCGCCGCCTTGATCGCCGCCCTCGAAGCGGCCCGCGACCGAAGCCGCGAACTCGCCTCCGGCAACGGCTGA
- a CDS encoding ABC transporter ATP-binding protein: MMNSSGIAVLARGLTVVRGDRTVLRGIDFTVLLGRITGLLGPSGCGKSTLMRAVVGTQAKVSGTLEVLGRSAGAAELRARIGYVTQAPSVYDDLTVRQNLEYFASVLLPGHRSRDARHEYVTRAIEDVDLASHADSLAGRLSGGQRSRVSLAVALLGTPEVLVLDEPTVGLDPVLRRDLWDLFHRLADERGATILVSSHVMDEAERCHRLLLMRDGTILAEDAPGDLRTRTRSETVEQAFLHLVDQAKALEENAR; encoded by the coding sequence ATGATGAATTCTTCCGGGATCGCCGTCCTCGCCCGCGGCCTCACCGTCGTACGGGGGGACCGCACCGTCCTGCGCGGCATCGACTTCACCGTCCTCCTGGGACGCATCACGGGCCTCCTCGGCCCGTCGGGCTGCGGGAAGTCGACCCTGATGCGCGCCGTCGTCGGCACCCAGGCCAAGGTGAGCGGCACCCTGGAGGTGCTCGGCCGGTCCGCCGGTGCCGCCGAGCTCCGCGCGCGCATCGGCTACGTCACCCAGGCGCCGTCCGTCTACGACGACCTCACCGTCCGCCAGAACCTCGAGTACTTCGCCTCGGTCCTCCTGCCGGGACACCGGAGCCGCGACGCCCGCCACGAGTACGTCACCCGAGCCATCGAGGACGTCGACCTGGCCTCGCACGCGGACTCACTCGCCGGCCGGCTCTCCGGCGGTCAGCGCAGCCGCGTCTCGCTCGCCGTCGCCCTGCTCGGCACACCCGAAGTGCTCGTCCTCGACGAACCCACCGTCGGCCTCGACCCCGTCCTCCGCCGTGACCTCTGGGACCTCTTCCACCGCCTCGCCGACGAACGCGGCGCGACGATCCTCGTCTCCTCCCACGTCATGGACGAGGCCGAACGCTGCCACCGCCTCCTCCTCATGCGCGACGGCACGATCCTCGCCGAGGACGCACCCGGCGACCTGCGTACCCGCACCCGCTCGGAAACGGTCGAACAGGCCTTCCTCCACCTGGTCGACCAGGCCAAAGCCCTCGAGGAGAACGCCCGATGA
- a CDS encoding ABC transporter permease — protein sequence MNPSRTLATAARVLRQLRHDPRSIALMILVPCVMLFLLRFVFDGSPATFDSIGASLLGIFPLITMFLVTSIATLRERTSGTLERLLAMPLGKAELIAGYALAFGLVAVVQSFLATGLALWGLGLDITGSAWLLLLVALLDALLGTALGLFVSAFAASEFQAVQFMPAVIFPQLLLCGLFTPRDKMQPVLEAISDVLPMSYAVDAMNEVLRNADVTGEFVRDVLVVAACALFVLTLGAATLRRRTA from the coding sequence ATGAACCCCTCCCGCACTCTCGCCACCGCCGCGCGTGTCCTGCGGCAGCTCCGGCACGACCCGAGGTCCATCGCCCTGATGATCCTCGTGCCGTGCGTGATGCTGTTCCTCCTGCGGTTCGTGTTCGACGGCAGCCCAGCGACCTTCGACTCCATCGGCGCGTCGCTGCTCGGCATCTTCCCGCTGATCACGATGTTCCTGGTGACCTCCATCGCCACCCTGCGGGAACGCACCTCCGGCACCCTGGAACGGCTCCTCGCCATGCCGCTCGGCAAGGCCGAACTGATCGCCGGCTACGCGCTCGCCTTCGGACTCGTCGCCGTCGTCCAGTCGTTCCTCGCCACCGGCCTCGCCCTGTGGGGCCTGGGCCTCGACATCACCGGCTCGGCCTGGCTGCTGCTCCTGGTCGCACTCCTCGACGCACTGCTGGGCACAGCGCTCGGACTCTTCGTCTCCGCCTTCGCCGCCTCCGAGTTCCAGGCGGTCCAGTTCATGCCGGCCGTGATCTTCCCCCAGCTGCTGCTGTGCGGCCTGTTCACCCCCCGGGACAAGATGCAGCCGGTACTCGAGGCGATCTCCGACGTGCTGCCCATGTCCTACGCCGTCGACGCCATGAACGAGGTTCTCCGCAATGCCGATGTCACCGGCGAATTCGTCCGCGACGTCCTGGTCGTCGCGGCCTGCGCGCTGTTCGTCCTTACCCTGGGGGCGGCCACCCTGCGCCGCCGCACCGCCTGA
- a CDS encoding protein kinase domain-containing protein, whose protein sequence is MPPLRSTGPFPEAEHPEFAGQYRLEACLGNGGMGVVHLATSASGLRLAVKVIHAEHASDTEFRARFRQEVAAARRVSGAFTAPVVDADPGADRPWMATLFIEGPTLAERVKRNGPLDPDGLRRAGAGLAEALRDIHRAGVVHRDLKPSNVLLAKDGPKVIDFGISRPVDSDLRTETGKLIGTPPFMAPEQFQRPREVGPEADVFALGAVLVHAATGRGPFDSDSPYIVAYQVVHNEPDLSGVPEDLVPLLARCLAKDPQARPTPYELMVALRATSPSSAYDTQAYIPAQRGFPGTTGKPAPEPDPGQEPEPGHAPKPLQAPKSGHAAAAASDVDPATADAPPRRRGRRSRWALAAAAFTVLASAGAVAISAAADDGAPVAPRTEPGFRPWSVALEDGAADATPVCSAGGEEALYCTAPGMKAARLNPADGSPVWSADAGDAAPAGASGQSDEGLAPQLAGGLLHVVTPGAGHYEALDPRTGEPRWDLDVPAYATVLTVGDTVLLVNDAGLVRAVDAATGEERWRKRHGGPGAHWVSHPGGDGPAIAAAPSPDGTSTRISAVDPRGGELLWSTRLAGSLTPVELWDGSLYLLSAGTDGFTRAVVTLDTTTHGRPVRRVPLTVPADQAQATVSGQVVYIAAAGGSLTAVDTARPAGSAQDAELWRLETGVAHLSRPVAGAGAVFLSAADGRLLAVDAKLGRVVGQTGLRMADDGSTYASLLPAPVVLGGRVYATAPDGSVFAVDAKDPARW, encoded by the coding sequence ATGCCACCGCTGCGCAGCACCGGGCCATTCCCGGAAGCGGAGCATCCGGAATTTGCGGGCCAGTACCGACTCGAAGCATGCCTGGGCAACGGAGGCATGGGGGTCGTCCACCTCGCCACCTCGGCCTCCGGGCTGCGGCTCGCCGTCAAGGTCATCCACGCAGAGCACGCCTCGGACACGGAGTTCCGAGCGCGTTTCCGGCAGGAGGTGGCCGCGGCTCGCCGGGTCAGCGGCGCGTTCACCGCGCCGGTCGTCGACGCGGACCCGGGCGCCGACCGGCCCTGGATGGCCACCCTCTTCATCGAAGGCCCCACCCTCGCGGAACGGGTGAAGCGGAACGGCCCGCTTGATCCGGACGGACTCCGCAGGGCGGGTGCGGGCCTCGCAGAGGCGCTGCGCGACATCCACCGCGCCGGAGTCGTGCACAGGGATCTCAAACCGAGCAATGTACTTCTGGCGAAAGACGGGCCGAAAGTCATCGACTTCGGCATCTCGCGTCCCGTCGACAGCGATCTGCGCACGGAGACCGGAAAGCTGATCGGCACGCCGCCGTTCATGGCGCCCGAGCAGTTCCAGCGGCCCCGCGAGGTGGGGCCGGAGGCGGACGTCTTCGCGCTCGGAGCGGTGCTGGTGCACGCGGCGACCGGGCGCGGCCCGTTCGACTCGGACAGCCCGTACATAGTGGCGTACCAGGTGGTCCACAACGAGCCGGACCTCTCGGGCGTGCCGGAGGACCTCGTCCCGCTGCTGGCGCGCTGCCTCGCGAAGGACCCGCAGGCCCGGCCGACACCGTACGAGCTGATGGTCGCGCTGCGCGCGACCTCGCCCTCCTCCGCGTACGACACCCAGGCCTACATACCGGCACAGCGCGGGTTTCCGGGCACCACCGGGAAACCCGCGCCCGAGCCGGATCCCGGGCAAGAGCCGGAACCCGGGCACGCTCCGAAGCCCCTGCAAGCTCCGAAGTCCGGGCACGCAGCCGCTGCGGCATCCGACGTGGACCCGGCGACCGCCGATGCGCCGCCCCGCCGGCGCGGCCGCCGCTCCCGCTGGGCACTCGCCGCCGCCGCGTTCACCGTCCTGGCGTCGGCCGGTGCCGTCGCCATCAGCGCGGCCGCGGACGACGGCGCCCCCGTGGCACCCCGTACGGAACCGGGCTTCCGCCCGTGGAGCGTAGCCCTGGAGGACGGGGCCGCGGACGCCACCCCGGTGTGCTCGGCCGGCGGCGAGGAGGCCCTCTACTGCACCGCCCCCGGTATGAAGGCCGCCCGGCTGAACCCGGCCGACGGCAGTCCTGTCTGGTCCGCCGACGCAGGCGACGCGGCGCCCGCGGGCGCCTCCGGGCAGAGCGACGAGGGCCTGGCGCCCCAGCTGGCCGGCGGGCTGCTGCATGTGGTGACACCCGGCGCCGGCCACTACGAAGCGCTCGACCCCAGGACGGGCGAGCCGCGCTGGGACCTGGACGTCCCCGCATACGCGACGGTCCTCACCGTCGGTGACACGGTCCTGCTGGTGAACGACGCCGGGCTGGTCCGCGCCGTCGACGCGGCGACGGGCGAGGAGCGGTGGCGCAAGCGGCACGGCGGTCCCGGTGCCCACTGGGTCTCCCACCCGGGCGGCGACGGACCCGCGATCGCCGCCGCCCCGTCGCCCGACGGGACGTCGACCCGGATCAGCGCCGTCGACCCGAGGGGCGGTGAGCTGCTCTGGAGCACACGGCTGGCCGGTTCGCTGACGCCGGTGGAGCTCTGGGACGGCTCGCTGTATCTGCTCTCGGCCGGCACCGACGGCTTCACGCGTGCGGTCGTGACGCTCGACACCACGACCCACGGCCGCCCGGTGCGGCGGGTCCCGCTGACTGTGCCGGCCGATCAGGCCCAGGCCACGGTCTCGGGGCAGGTGGTCTACATCGCCGCTGCCGGCGGTTCGCTCACAGCCGTCGACACCGCCCGGCCGGCCGGCAGCGCGCAGGACGCCGAGCTGTGGCGGCTGGAGACCGGGGTCGCCCATCTGTCGCGACCGGTCGCGGGCGCGGGCGCGGTCTTCCTGTCCGCCGCCGACGGGCGTCTGCTCGCCGTGGACGCGAAGCTCGGCAGGGTCGTGGGACAGACGGGGCTGCGGATGGCCGACGACGGTTCCACCTACGCGTCCCTGCTGCCCGCGCCGGTCGTCCTCGGCGGCAGGGTGTACGCGACCGCCCCCGACGGCTCCGTCTTCGCCGTGGACGCGAAGGACCCGGCGCGCTGGTGA
- a CDS encoding peptidase → MALEEAQNAPVRNADAPGAEIRNAAADADATEAGTESIGTMAAKRYPVAPGVRLNVRSGPGTNYRLVKILPYGATVPINCQKAGETITGPYGTTNLWDNIANGQFVSDAYVYTGSDGYVAPRCS, encoded by the coding sequence ATGGCTCTTGAAGAGGCCCAGAACGCACCGGTCCGGAACGCAGACGCTCCGGGCGCAGAGATCCGGAACGCGGCGGCCGACGCCGACGCGACCGAGGCAGGCACCGAATCGATCGGGACCATGGCGGCCAAGCGCTACCCGGTCGCGCCCGGGGTCCGCCTCAACGTACGGTCCGGCCCCGGTACCAACTACCGGCTGGTCAAGATCCTCCCGTACGGCGCGACCGTGCCGATCAACTGCCAGAAGGCCGGGGAGACCATCACCGGCCCGTACGGCACCACCAACCTCTGGGACAACATCGCCAACGGCCAGTTCGTCTCGGACGCGTACGTGTACACGGGCAGCGACGGCTATGTAGCCCCGCGCTGCTCCTGA
- the trpS gene encoding tryptophan--tRNA ligase, producing the protein MKRIFSGVKPTGHLTLGNHLGALHRWVEVDQHQADALFSVVDLHALTVEHDPARVRRLSRQAATLMLAAGLDPDVCTLFVQSHVDEHARLSYILECTATDGELRRVIQYKEKGGQARAAGQSVRLSLLTYPVLMAADILAYGTDEVPVGEDQTQHVELARDLAVRFNQRYGHTFTVPRATHPTVAARVMDLQDPTSKMGKSHASGAGIIYLLDEPDVVHKKIMRAVTDSGQDVEYDPDSRPGVANLLEILSACTGGNPKELAGVYESYGALKKDTAEAVLELLRPIRERHAELAADPGHIDAVLRKGAERAREMARPTVDAAYRAIGLLPAV; encoded by the coding sequence ATGAAACGGATCTTCAGCGGCGTCAAGCCGACGGGGCATCTGACTCTCGGGAACCACCTCGGGGCTCTGCACAGGTGGGTCGAGGTCGATCAGCACCAGGCGGACGCGCTGTTCAGCGTGGTGGATCTGCACGCCCTCACGGTTGAGCACGATCCTGCTCGCGTCCGGCGGCTGAGCAGGCAGGCGGCGACGCTGATGCTGGCGGCGGGTCTGGACCCGGACGTGTGCACGCTCTTCGTCCAGAGCCATGTGGACGAGCACGCCCGGCTCTCGTACATCCTCGAATGCACGGCGACCGACGGCGAACTGCGGCGCGTGATCCAGTACAAGGAGAAGGGCGGTCAGGCGCGTGCCGCGGGACAGAGCGTGCGGCTGTCGCTGCTGACGTATCCGGTGCTGATGGCCGCGGACATCCTCGCGTACGGCACCGACGAGGTGCCGGTCGGCGAGGACCAGACCCAGCACGTGGAGCTGGCGCGCGACCTGGCCGTGCGGTTCAACCAGCGCTACGGGCACACGTTCACCGTTCCCCGGGCCACGCATCCCACGGTGGCGGCCCGGGTCATGGATCTGCAGGACCCCACGTCGAAGATGGGGAAGTCCCATGCGTCGGGTGCCGGAATCATCTATCTGCTCGACGAGCCCGACGTGGTGCACAAGAAGATCATGCGCGCGGTCACGGACAGCGGACAGGACGTCGAGTACGACCCCGACTCCCGGCCCGGCGTCGCGAATCTGCTGGAGATCCTCTCTGCCTGCACGGGAGGGAACCCGAAGGAGCTGGCCGGTGTATATGAGTCGTACGGGGCCTTGAAGAAGGACACGGCCGAGGCCGTGCTGGAGCTGCTGAGGCCGATCAGGGAGCGGCATGCGGAGCTCGCGGCTGATCCGGGACACATCGACGCAGTGCTGAGGAAGGGGGCCGAGCGGGCCAGGGAGATGGCCCGTCCGACGGTGGACGCCGCCTATCGGGCGATCGGACTGCTGCCTGCCGTGTGA